The genomic interval TATGGAGCTGTTGCTGGTGCTACAAAACCTTCAGATGTTTTACAGAGATTCTCCATTAAGCATCCTGGTAGTATCCAGGGAGATACTCATTTTAATCCTTACTTTTTTAGGAAATTGAGGGAGAGTAAGACTGTGGGATAACTAGTACATCACAGAGTCTAAAGTAGAATTCATACTGAAGATGAGCTAAATCTCAAGTCCATCTTCTTTCTAGGCAAGtgggctgctctgctctggggatgtggttctgtggtagagccCTTCCTTACCTAGAATGCTtcaggcctgggttctatccccagcaatatgaaaacaaagcaaacaaaaataagtaaattcaaTGGAACCAGGCACAGTCGCACATACCCAtgattccagtgacttaggatgctgaggcaagagcattggAAGTTTAAGACCAcagtgggcaatttagtgagaccctgcatcaaaattgtttatataataaaaatgtgcttaGGATATGACTCATTAGTTGAGTAATCCAGGGTACAATCCTCAGCAGtatcagaaacaagaaataagaagaaaatgtcagtgcCTTAGGCTGatcattcattaataaaataagtaatgacagctactaaatattgtaccttcttcataagaaaatagaggaattatGAGCTACTTAATGTTTATAATTGCATTAAtagttgtatatttcaaaaggtACCTTATGAATTCCTAATAAAGCTTCTTACTTGCACAGAACCCCTCTACATTATGCCTGTGCCTATGGCAGACCAGCAGTGGTGGCTCTTCTAGTGAAGAGGAAATGTAATGTCGATTTGTGTGACAGTGATGGCAACACACCATTGATGAAGGTAGATATACCAGTGGTTTTGCAGGAAATGAATTTGATgaaatgcttagaagaaaaattggttAATGCCATTTAGTTATAACTAATGAACAAaacgtgaaatatttttcttggatttccaaAATTTACAATCTATTTCTTGGTTAAAACCAACAGGCTCTACAATATGAGGAAGAGGAATGTGCAATTATTCTTCTAGAACATGGTGCCAATCCAAATGTTCACAACAACAAGGGTCAAACTCCGCTCCACTATGTTATCTTTTATAGGAACACGTTAATACCAGCAAAACTGCTTTCATACAACGCAGATATTGAAGCCAAAAACACGGTATATACATCAATCActgttattttcaaaatatttaaaatttttcttaaaattaacagtaatgcatgttaaaaaatactgatcataagcaaattttctttttattaaaatactagcaaatgttGGAAGTTCTCCTcatattcttcctcctccttttgtagCTCACGTGTGTATTTAGTTTGCCTCCATCAGTTGAATCCACACTTAGAATTCAAGAGACTCATGCAGAAATCTGAACTTCAAGCTTCTGTGAAGGAATCTGATGCGGTCCCTTTGAGCCATAgtactgtgtggtgtggtgtgcagggtttgcctcccacatgctgggcacGCATGTTCTTCAGTTTGCTTCTGGCAACTGCAGCACTTACTCCAATCACCTACTTTGCCTCTATAAATGAGGTTACAActcctcttttttaatatagtgtgataaagatttcatggtgttttctactgatatacaagaatatggactacataatatattatgaatgtctttcatatgggattaattgtttgaatttagaatttggaagttaaatagttttctctatatatactataaaaatcatgTTCCCATTGGAATTTTTGAAAGGCTGATTAGGTCACTCATTGCTAGAATGGATAAATTATTACTAGAAGTAGATAACTCATGGATTTTGCCAGCTGTACTATGTATCAGTCTTCCGCTTTgttccttaaaaatgcaaatgtttagTGCCTTTCATGATGCTACAAGTAATCTGTGTAGATCAGcattaatcttgatgatacacaaaatttctgaattaaatttttcctaaaattataagtaactttaagtagcaattaaagtggatgagaataaaaagaattttggaaaataaccaaGCATTATGTTACCAGGATTGTCGTTACAAGtgagaatacattttcaatgttatttttattagagtttatagttttacatagtagTTAAATTCATTCCCCCCAAAtcttacatgcatggaattccagTTGAGTCATTGATtccctcttttccatctgtctacccctcctcctccattctccccctcctattctcctggacctcctttcacctgtctatttatttatatttggttgattctttttacttatacataagggTGCAATTAcctgtggcatatttatatatgcatataacatgaattttaaagatttccttcttcattgccttccctttttcattatctctgtgcctctcaatcttctttttctacactaatgatcttctttacatttttgatattctgttcttcatttctttttctttaattaactccagcttccacatatgaaacattttacctttgagtttcttatttgacttatttcacttagcatgatattcttggaTACCAactcatttaccaacaaatgacataatgtatttttatggctgaattataactccattgtatgtatgtgcaccagaatttcttaatcctttcatcCATTCACAGGTACTTGGGTTAATTTCATAATTtacctgttgtgaattgtgctactgtaaacacaCATGTGACTGTATTAATATACAGTTACacgtaaaattttgttttactaattttgggaaaatactgagTCATGGGATAGCTGTTTCATGTTGTGGTTCCCTTCTTAGATTTTGGgagatctccaaactgttttccagggtaGTTGTACTAgtatgtagtcccaccaacagtgtaaatgTGTGCCTTAcccccacattctttttttttttaaccagggagagggagagagagaaggagaggcagagggagggagggagagagagagagagaatatatttattattattaattttttcattttcagcagacacaacatctttgtatgtggtcctgaggatcgaacctgggccacacacatgcctggcaagcgtgctaccgcttgagccacatccccagccccacattcttaccagtatatattactgtttgtgttcttgataattaccattgtggctggagtaagataaagtcttagtgtagtttttatttgcattaacgtaattgctagagatgtagaagactttttttatatatagttgggaaatttgtgtttcttctgagaaatttctgtttagttcttttgctcagttattgactgggtggtttttttgtttgtttggagtttaaaaaaaatatttatattttaattcttattggagacaatacattgattttatttattttatgtgctgctgaggatcaaacccagggcctcacatgtgctaggtgaatgctctaccactgagccataatcccagctctgtgttaattttttttgagttggttatttctttttgttaatccCCTCTCAGTGGATTAGTTGGAAAAATTTTCTCcaattgcataaaaataatatgtttttgtattgaaCTTTCTGACATGTAAGATAAATATCTTTCAACTTATAATAAGAGAAGACACAGgaacaattatgaaaaagcaACATAGTTTACTCAGACTCTATCAATTTTAAGCAGAAATTCCTTACATTGGAATCTGGGATTctgatttcataaataaaaaagaatcaagtggaCTTGTATAACATGGAGAAAACTTCCATGTTGCTGGAAAAGCTCTCAGAAATATATTCCTGTAACTTCAATTGTTCACATGTGAATATCTCCAATAAAAAATCAGTGTCAAGTAGGTGTTAAGCAATGGAAAAGATATTTCTGTACTACTGGACATACAATGCACAGTTGTGTAAATTTTCTCGAACAGTAAAACAAGGAATCTTTTCTATGAGGCTTGGTATTACTGGAAAAGTAGACGTTCTTCAGAATATGATTTATACACCCTACTAGTGAGTTGAGAATTTGGCTTGTTAGTGAAATATAATACTTACGTCCTTTACTAATATGTATTAGGGAATGGGTCTATTGGGGTATAAAATACAGTTTATGTTCTAAAGATGCTCTTGGTTGAGGAGGGTTCATGTTACATAACTCCAAGATGCCAGGATGAATGGTTGACAGCAGCAAAGATCCATGGAAACAGTAAATGTATGAAGCAGTTTTAGAAATGCTGGAGTTCATGTGGCCACTCTAGGCAGAGGAGAggcatctcaaaatgaaagagcagCATGTACGGaagcagaatgggaagagaagagagtggctactcttaatttacattattattatatgctgATGTTCATACAGTATTTTGTAAGGTTAACTTCAgttgaaaaatagtaattttgtgaataaactatatttgttgtttttcagagtgGCCAAACACCACTTTTActcgccataaagaaaaacagaaagatgatggtagaattttttattaagaataaagcaaacatacatgaagttgatgataagggaaggtatagtactttatattttttggaaaaaggttaatattgtagtaaaatcactcaagttaaaaatattaaattaatgggaatgacataatcattggaatagagtgaaatttatgaacatacactaaaattaaggagaaaagcaattattcaaACTGAGCAACACAAATAAGAGTATGTAGTATGATTCACATGCCCTTATGATTATTGGCTGatgattactatttgattttgttgatcACATAATCTTGTGTTAGCTAGAGTTTTCAtgttagttttgtaaaatatagacttttagtttgtgcttttattcagtattgaactttttaaattctctgcaatatttcatcttctggtatagttttcttttggaaatgctgtGTTGAGTACAGATGgacattgagaattattttttcctttatatgactatttgctttaaattacttaatttgtagaatattgatttcagatttttcctaAGTGACGTCTAATTAGTCTTAAcaaattttgaacatttataatgaaaaagagtgTAACATATGCTTGAAATCTGGTTGCAAGATTATACATGTAGCATTGATTTCAATGCCTGGCATatgcttctcagagtgaatgactgaagcaacaatTATTATTAGTATCACCAGTGCTACTGTTATTATGTTATACCTGCAAATACCTTTTTTACTCCTTGACCTTTGGCTGACTGTGAGTTACAATATATTACATCActctaagaaagaaatggagctttattcattgaaatctttgccaactccagatgaatgacctcatcataattaatgttcattgaaggattttaagtttgtaactcTCCCCTTTTGGGACacgtgatttatttttttatgtgtttgttttccttttagatttacaaatgatttagaaagataaagatttgatCTTCCAAGATGTATATGTCTGTTAGTGTATGTAAAGCTAGATGtcaaattggtaaaatgtattacaatggctttttaaataaacttattaaaatatctaaatttgaagttatctctcttattttagaaCAGCCCTCATGTTGGCTGTGGAACATAAATCAACATACATAGCTGAGCTGCTGCTTCAATGTggtgttaatgtgtctgcttcagataaTTGTGGAGAGATTGCCTTGTCTTATGCCATTGCTAGTGGAAATACTGCGTAAGTATTTACATTACAATACTAATCAATATTAGATGTACATACACAATAGTTACACCTGTTGCATCTTATATATGAGGTGAGATTTCATAGCATTACTATGTATGGAACCTTAGTGAGTTAGGACAGTTCATTAGTCAGAAACACTTCAAAGTCTAGCCAAGAAGCAGTGATGATACTTTGattgggaaaagagaaagatgggGAGGGGTAATGgaggcaagaaagatggtggagtgagatagacattattaccttggtacaggtatgactgcatatatgataCAATGGTACATCCTgtgaaatcagaaatgaaagttgttgcagttgtgtccaatgaatcaaattgcactctactgtcatatatacataattaaaatggattagttattttaaaaaaaataagtagtgatGTGTGCATGAGTCACCTTCAAGGTTTGTTCTCTCCTCTatcttcccctctcctttctttttcttctcatgcatgctgggaaattttcctaccactgagatataccactAGCTAATATCTTAGGACTTTGTAAACCTTTATCCTTAGGGTTTCCAGCATTATCCAATTCATTTCAAGCATAACCCCTCCTCACAGGGAGAGATAGTATCACAcctatgattttataatttgctaTTTGAGTCTTGAAATTCCCTGTTTAGCTGAAGTTAGCTATTCTACCATCCCCCTTTAATTTATCAGGGACCTAATGATATCCTTGAAGTGTAAGGAAGATAATTCTGTAGTCAGATGGAGgggaataaatagatttttaaattgttcctttgTCAGTTCTGTTGCTGTGGTGTTTCTGCCAGACCTGGCCCTGCAGTCTGGTAATGAAgagcttttatttcaaaatatcctgACTGATCCAATCCCTGAGTCTTCACGGTAACCCATACTTAGACTCAACACTCTTTTTATTTCTCATGCACTTACGCTTTTTTATTCAACAGTTGTTTCCAGCAGAAGCACTCTGCTTTGACAGCTTGGCCTCTAGCTTTGGCCAACAAATACTAAGCACTCTGACCCTTTCCCCCTTTTAGGAACCTTATGTGGAATCCCCATATTAGCCTTGCCCTTTCTGGTGCATTATCCTTTTAGGACTTTGTCTTTtctgtcataaaattaaaattattcaaatcTATTAGAAAACTTCAAGTAAAGCTTCAAGTAATCTCTGGAAGAAATCAGAGTTTTCTGTCATCCTGGCTAACAGATCTGTGCCCCAAATCCTTCCATCCCTTGAAATAGATTTCCTTTGACTGCAGCGGGTTCCACATCACTGTTTTCCATGTTGAGTGCCAATTTAGATTGGCACTTCTAGTAGTTTTCCCAAGTAATGGAAATTTCCAAGCTGTTGGAATTGCTGCCTAAAGTTTTCAGCATTTATTAAGGTCTGCCTCAAAAGGAATATATGAAGCAGATTCATTGAATCTAAGAGAGCTGAGCCCTATCATGACTCCTCAGTATCCAttgtgttaaagaaaatgtgttccaaGTCAGTTGGAGATCAACATGGAAATGTAGCTACACTTATCTGCTGATTCTGTTCAACTAGGTAGAGAAGAAATAGTAGTAGTCCAAGTTTTtggcatttgttaatttcttgcCTTTGTTATTATTGATTAGTCTCACAGAGGGGATGattatattctctaatttaaggagatatttataaatagttataaattaattgttgatttgctttgagttacaaagcacaaagaaaagcccaattGATCATGAAAATTAGGAcacaagcatttttaaaaataattttaacttttgaatattagAACCTATGAAAAATGCACATTAGTTCTAGCTGAGATTGTAAGTAGTTAAGTatgccattattttactattttgcttaacatgtttCAATATTATCTTAGTAAATCTCATAACAACCTGGTGAACTAAAGTGATActacccttattttttaaaaggccttaagcctaagagaaagaagttgtgcaagaacaaaaaactattttttacagAGACAGGGCATTTTCTGAGTTCAAGCTACACTAGTTAATATATTTACCTGTCCTGTTCTCAATTAAtgatcatttcatcttttttcttctttaacttcacGCTGTGTGTGCAGTGACACATACATTTACCCCAGCTACttaagagcctgaggcaggacaattgcttgagcccaggtatTTAAGATCAGCCTGACCATCATCATGAAATACCatctcacaaaacagaaaaaaacattgtacaaataattttcaagttaacaaAATGTTTATAGGGCATACAGATTAGGAGAGCATATGAAAAAGTTCTGATACTAGATCTAAAACATTATAaagtattgaattatatttggtcagtgttttcatatgagtgttaaaataccaattttattacttttttcaaatACAGAAACAGGGATTTAATTCTTCAATACATGAAAGAACAATCTAGAACATCAGTAAATTTCAATCCaggtaagacttaaaaaaatgagttactCTTGGTGTTCATGCCCTGTGTAAATAAGAGTAAGAATGTTTGATCACAaaagaagagtggaaaaaaataaatgttcaaattccattcatatttttatatctttcttgctCATATAGAATCCAGGATATCTTAATAATTAACTATaagaaatttatcatctaaatgatattgtctgaagaaattttacattaattttgaccctgaaattttatgtctttgcagaagtaagaatatttttaaattatacattctgtTTCATATATGGTCACATGATAGCAGATTGGACTTGTTATAATGTCAACTGTTAATATCAGTTCctattgagtgcctacattagtgcatttcacagtgatatttctatacacacatatacaatacttGAATCCTGATCACTCTCCTTACTTCCATTTTCCCCTCTACTCCCTTTTTCATCCCCAGttaccttccctcttccttaatgttccctccatcattttctagtcattcttatttttttcccagattcCACGTTAGGAAGAGAATGTGATAATTggggttttgtttctgattttttcacctTAACACGATGATCACCTTTTCCATCCATTTTACAattattgtctttgtttcttttttaacatttttatttggggtttgaaatataccatttcctgggccttaaaatttctactcagaagtctaatatttttctgatctgtTTATAATTGCTTTGGCACTTATTATAGATTTCAGTTTACCTTTGGTAATTTTATAGACTATGATTTGGAGAAATACTTTTTGGGCCATGTCCATTTGGTATTCTAAAATCCTATACCTGGATGTCCATAACTTTCACAAGAGATAAGAAATAGTTTCTTTTATTCACTGAGAAAGCTTGCATTGCCTGTAGCCTGTACCTCTTCTCCATTATGTGTACCAGTGATTCATAAAAGTAGTCTGAATTGTATCTAGtggttttgtaatttgtttacaattattttgattgttgttgatattgtctgaatgtgctatttcatcatcaacttcaatctctgatattttttctttcacttgatctagtctatgggTCTAACTTCaactggatatatttatttgaggtattgagctctttattttcaagatttctaattgattctttttcagaatctgtattgAATTGTTTTCTCATGCCATGCATTGTTTTCCTTAATCtactcagtttttctttgcttcatctttgaaataattcactattttaacattttttttgaattttattctggcattttttatattgcattatCTTTAGAAATAGTTTCTAGGGTAATTAACTATAAAACAGTCATGCtactttgctttttatctttcttatttttctatattgaaaTTTGTACATCTTCAAGGATatatatcttttccacatttatttgagTGTCTGCTTAGGAAACTGTTTTCCCTGGATGATGTGTCTTATGCTATCGATTAAATGTGTGATgttgaattattttccaaatggtgtCTCTGTTGTAATTTCCTATGTCCAATCTGTGACTCCTGAATGGTGATAGCTTGCACTGTTAAGTAACAACTTTCTTTGTCAGTGTTGTGAGAGTGGAGTCATGTTAGTGAAATAGTGATATAGGCAGTAGAGtatctgaaatgcattttctgtgGTGGTTCCTCCATACTTGTCAATAATATGGTGTCTGCAAATATATGGGAGATACCTAGGCTGAGAACCTGCATAAATGAAGATCTCAAACTTGCAAAATTCTGtaagagtttcttcatttatttctagtcttCCTTTAGTGTGTCCAGACCACTGAATTTTAGTCATCTCTTTCCATTACTAAATGTGTGTGTTAGGTTAAAGCTTTTTAtcgctgttcttatttttaatttttttcagcaccaggttttattttatttttttagatatgacagtagagtgtattttttacatacatgggcTACATCTGATTCTATTTAggatcagagagaacttttggcctttggtttttttggtattggcttatttcactaagtataatagtctcaagttccatccatttaccagcaagtgccataaatttcattcttctttatggataagaaatactccattgtgtatatgtaccccattttctctaacctttcatctgttgaagctcacctaggttgtttccttagcttaactattgtgaattgggctgcagtagacattgatgtggctgtgtcactgtagtatattgatttaaagtcctttggatatatatatatgtgtgtgtgtgtgtgtgtgtatgtgtgtgtatgtgtgtgtatatgtgtgtgtgtgtgtgtgtgtgtgtgtataatatacatacatgcccaactctccatcatgtcaacttaggaactgatttcctcaacaagacttctaaattgcaacaaataaaatcaagattcaactgGGGTGATAACGCGTtgaatggtgtttccattccaaattcttagaggaatctccatactgttttccagagtacttgcaccaatttgcagtctcactagcaaagtatgagtgtaacttttttctcacattctctccagcatttattgttccttgtattcttgataattcctaTTTTGACTGGACCAAGAATGGAATATCAATgtagtgttgatttgcattttctaatttctagagaaatttagcattttttctactttttattgattttataattttttaagtgcacgataacagtggaatgcactacaatctttattacacatataaagcacaattttacctctgaatataaagtatgtttatgtcaatttatgccattttacatgtacttttttgcactacaattcgttttttatttttatttgtttcagttagttacacatgacagtacaatgaccttgacatatcatacatttgaaccaCATGagatacaatatctcatttttttgagtatacaggttgtagattcacattgatcatgcattcacatatatacaccaataataataatgtctattccattctactatccttacaatctttccaacctctcctctcccctcccatcacttctctcttcttaatctaaggtagcactagtccttttttttctcacatcttcatacatgtggtttgtataacagtgaggctctccttccaccatccgtgcaattccctttctcccttcctttcctcccacccctctttcctgtgtataggtaatcttcttcccatgcttttttctctcttccccattttgagttacccccttatatcagagaagacatttggcatttgttttttggggactggctaaattcacttagcataatctgctctaatgccatccttttccctgcaaatgccatgatcttattattttttagtgctgagtaatattccattgtgtatatatgccacatatttttatcc from Ictidomys tridecemlineatus isolate mIctTri1 chromosome 1 unlocalized genomic scaffold, mIctTri1.hap1 SUPER_1_unloc_3, whole genome shotgun sequence carries:
- the LOC144372195 gene encoding uncharacterized protein LOC144372195 — translated: MKALQYEEEECAIILLEHGANPNVHNNKGQTPLHYVIFYRNTLIPAKLLSYNADIEAKNTSGQTPLLLAIKKNRKMMVEFFIKNKANIHEVDDKGRTALMLAVEHKSTYIAELLLQCGVNVSASDNCGEIALSYAIASGNTANRDLILQYMKEQSRTSVNFNPVKESPKDDSLRRYEFIDSK